The following proteins come from a genomic window of Vicinamibacteria bacterium:
- a CDS encoding threonine synthase, which produces MKFALVCAYCRLREEASTAGRRCSECDGPFVVEVDRPALTDARDVPAEAGLPGIWRYLPLLPLERRDAIVSLHEGGTPLVAARRLGERIGVSSLFLKDESRNPTGSFKDRMLALGVSRAVELGKSTIVVQSSGNVAAAAAAYAAKAGLRAKIFVPRTVPEEKLLQIQLYGGDLFRIDHDSPAAVFRLMDEVAKALGWYVVSTTALYNPFTLEGARTIAYELFEQTGGELPEWIVVPVGGGGNLGTIWRAFRELNELGLVDRLPRMVGVQAEGCAPFVEAVRLGRSAEETAKIRWPEIRTVCGPIADDVVFDAHVALPAVRESFGTAVAVSDTETLDAEAMLARMEGVFVEPSSATTIAALRRLAMEGIVRQESSVCCILTGTGFKDMASARKIVSLPDLVAPTVEAVLDRAEA; this is translated from the coding sequence GTGAAATTCGCGCTCGTTTGCGCTTACTGTCGCCTTCGGGAGGAGGCCTCGACTGCGGGACGACGCTGCTCCGAGTGCGACGGACCCTTCGTCGTCGAAGTGGACCGCCCGGCTCTGACCGATGCCCGTGACGTTCCCGCCGAAGCCGGTCTTCCCGGTATCTGGAGATACCTTCCCCTGCTTCCTCTCGAGCGTCGCGATGCTATCGTTTCGCTTCACGAGGGCGGAACGCCGCTCGTCGCCGCCCGCCGGCTGGGCGAGCGAATCGGGGTATCGAGTTTGTTTCTGAAGGACGAATCGCGCAACCCGACGGGCTCGTTCAAGGACCGGATGCTCGCTCTCGGAGTCTCCCGGGCGGTCGAGCTCGGGAAGTCGACCATCGTCGTCCAGTCCTCGGGGAACGTCGCCGCGGCCGCGGCGGCTTATGCTGCGAAGGCCGGGCTCAGGGCCAAGATCTTCGTGCCGCGAACCGTTCCGGAAGAGAAGCTCCTTCAGATCCAGTTGTACGGCGGAGACCTCTTCCGCATCGACCATGATTCACCTGCCGCGGTGTTCCGTCTGATGGACGAGGTTGCGAAGGCGCTCGGCTGGTACGTCGTCTCGACGACGGCGCTCTACAACCCCTTCACGCTCGAAGGCGCAAGGACGATCGCCTACGAGCTTTTCGAGCAGACCGGCGGCGAGCTTCCCGAATGGATCGTCGTGCCGGTGGGGGGAGGCGGGAACCTCGGTACGATCTGGCGGGCGTTCCGGGAACTGAATGAGCTCGGCCTCGTCGATCGTCTTCCCCGCATGGTCGGCGTGCAAGCGGAAGGCTGCGCCCCTTTCGTGGAAGCGGTGCGACTCGGCCGCTCCGCCGAAGAAACGGCGAAGATACGGTGGCCCGAGATCCGAACGGTGTGCGGCCCCATCGCGGACGATGTGGTGTTCGACGCCCACGTGGCCCTTCCGGCGGTGCGGGAGTCCTTTGGAACGGCGGTGGCCGTGAGCGACACCGAGACGCTCGACGCGGAAGCGATGCTGGCCCGGATGGAGGGAGTGTTCGTCGAGCCCTCGAGCGCGACGACCATCGCGGCGCTCCGGCGCCTCGCCATGGAGGGGATCGTGAGGCAAGAGAGCTCCGTCTGTTGCATCCTGACGGGGACGGGATTCAAGGACATGGCCTCGGCACGCAAAATCGTTTCGCTCCCGGACCTCGTTGCACCAACCGTGGAAGCCGTCTTGGACCGCGCGGAGGCGTAA
- a CDS encoding tripartite tricarboxylate transporter TctB family protein, producing MDRLTRRDVVSGGALILLALLYYLATLELPAGDGEPGPAFFPRLLAAVLLALGVRIVLRGLREAGQADLSELRKPTLLIVATVAYLAIFAHLGFVLSTLAYTLFTARLLGGRGVSSLLVPLVATAIVYALFAVGLALPLP from the coding sequence GTGGATCGCCTGACTCGGCGCGACGTCGTCTCGGGAGGGGCACTAATCCTTCTCGCGCTCCTGTACTATCTGGCGACCCTCGAGCTGCCCGCAGGAGACGGTGAGCCAGGACCGGCCTTTTTTCCTCGACTCCTCGCTGCGGTGCTGCTCGCTCTCGGGGTGCGGATCGTTCTCCGGGGACTCCGAGAAGCAGGCCAGGCGGACCTTTCGGAGCTGAGAAAGCCTACCCTCCTCATTGTCGCGACCGTCGCCTACCTCGCGATTTTCGCGCACCTGGGATTCGTCCTTAGCACGCTCGCCTACACCTTGTTCACCGCCCGCCTCCTCGGAGGCCGCGGCGTCTCCAGTCTGCTCGTGCCGCTGGTCGCCACGGCAATCGTCTACGCGCTCTTCGCCGTCGGTCTCGCGCTTCCCCTTCCCTGA
- a CDS encoding tripartite tricarboxylate transporter permease: MSAFGFLAGGVLLGIVVGAIPGLTATLAISLLLPFTFSLPPAEALLALTGIYVGGIFGGAITAITLRIPGAPANTMTLLDGHAMARAGRAEGALGLAIFSSTVGGLFGGVVLVLLAPQLARLALRFQSPEMFSMVVLALVAVASVSVGPLSKGLAATVLGLMLSTLGLDKLVPVPRFTFGVPDLLVGVPLLPVVIGLFALSEMFRQSAEPESSGAGRIHLSFRGMLAFVPMLETVGFRLFAKSAAIGAFIGALPGGGAAMAAFLAYSEAKRGSDHPEKFGTGIPEGIAAPETANNAMTGGAFVPMLAFGIPGDAVTAVILGGLLIQGMTPGPMMFRENRELMTTLFAGFFGAYLILFVLGLGLLPLFARMGALRRCHLYPVIAVVALVAAYASERTMFAMGLSVVVGVLGYGLTRFGYPLVPVLLGFLLGPLLETNFRRALIVSDNGWWVFVTSPIGALLLATACLVAFWLGRGHERRFPTEPGRPPSST, encoded by the coding sequence ATGAGTGCTTTCGGGTTTCTCGCCGGCGGCGTGCTGCTCGGCATCGTGGTCGGTGCTATTCCCGGTCTCACCGCAACGCTCGCCATTTCGCTGTTGCTCCCCTTCACGTTCTCGTTGCCCCCGGCCGAAGCCTTGCTCGCGCTCACCGGTATTTACGTCGGCGGGATTTTCGGCGGCGCAATCACCGCGATCACGCTCCGCATTCCCGGCGCTCCGGCGAACACGATGACCCTCCTCGATGGCCACGCGATGGCGCGGGCTGGACGCGCCGAAGGGGCGTTGGGCCTCGCAATTTTCAGCTCGACCGTGGGTGGGCTCTTCGGCGGCGTCGTGCTCGTGCTCCTCGCGCCCCAGCTTGCGAGGCTCGCGCTTCGCTTTCAGTCGCCCGAGATGTTCTCGATGGTCGTGCTCGCCCTCGTCGCCGTGGCCTCGGTCTCTGTCGGACCCCTTTCCAAGGGACTCGCGGCGACCGTGCTCGGACTGATGCTCTCGACGCTCGGTCTCGACAAGCTCGTTCCCGTGCCGCGCTTCACCTTCGGCGTCCCCGATCTGCTCGTCGGGGTCCCGCTCCTCCCCGTCGTGATCGGATTGTTCGCCCTGTCGGAAATGTTTCGTCAGAGTGCCGAGCCCGAATCGAGCGGCGCGGGGCGCATCCACCTCTCCTTCCGAGGGATGCTCGCGTTCGTTCCGATGCTCGAGACGGTTGGGTTCCGGCTCTTCGCCAAGAGTGCCGCGATCGGCGCTTTCATCGGGGCGCTACCCGGGGGCGGTGCGGCCATGGCGGCGTTTCTCGCGTACAGCGAGGCAAAGCGCGGCTCGGATCACCCGGAGAAGTTCGGAACCGGCATCCCCGAAGGGATCGCGGCGCCCGAGACGGCGAACAACGCGATGACCGGAGGGGCGTTCGTTCCCATGCTCGCTTTCGGCATCCCCGGCGACGCGGTGACGGCCGTCATTCTGGGAGGCCTGCTGATCCAGGGGATGACTCCCGGACCGATGATGTTTCGGGAAAATCGCGAGCTGATGACCACGCTGTTCGCCGGGTTCTTCGGGGCATATTTGATTCTCTTCGTTCTGGGCCTGGGACTCCTTCCACTCTTCGCTCGGATGGGAGCGCTCCGGCGATGTCACCTCTATCCGGTGATTGCCGTCGTGGCGCTCGTGGCGGCTTATGCCTCGGAACGCACGATGTTCGCCATGGGTCTTTCCGTAGTCGTCGGAGTCCTCGGATACGGGCTGACACGATTCGGCTATCCGCTCGTCCCTGTCCTCCTGGGCTTTCTTCTCGGTCCGCTGCTCGAGACCAACTTTCGGCGCGCTCTGATCGTCTCGGACAACGGGTGGTGGGTTTTCGTCACATCTCCGATCGGTGCATTGCTCTTGGCGACTGCGTGCCTGGTCGCTTTCTGGCTCGGGCGCGGCCATGAAAGGCGCTTCCCCACAGAGCCGGGGAGGCCCCCGAGCTCGACGTAA
- a CDS encoding c-type cytochrome — protein MRNQPTRHLAIQSAIYLIGILTYSTLAAAPLSGDDDVELGKEVYERACLECHGDQGHGDGKTSRERKFQARDFALGSFKCRCTPNGELPTDEDLLRTVTKGIPGTPMRKFEGTLSLEERRAVVAYIKSLTPRFANEQAPACTPVPEPLAATAELIYEGSQVYRVMRCWTCHGVDGGGQGPAARGLKDDWGNPIRVYDFTRANRFKCGGSEADIYRLLHTGMNGSPMPSFSDAFFFPSESAGSARSFEDAFDANGIEQILDYIATQPDNATLDAMTPAEKEALRARRTWALVHYLRSLGGR, from the coding sequence TTGAGAAACCAACCGACTCGACACCTCGCCATTCAGTCCGCCATCTATCTCATTGGGATATTGACTTACTCGACCTTGGCCGCCGCTCCCCTGTCCGGGGACGATGACGTCGAGCTCGGAAAGGAAGTCTACGAACGGGCCTGCCTGGAATGTCACGGAGACCAGGGGCACGGGGACGGCAAGACCTCGCGCGAACGCAAGTTCCAGGCGCGCGATTTCGCGCTCGGATCGTTCAAGTGCCGCTGCACGCCGAACGGAGAGCTCCCCACGGACGAGGATTTGCTCCGGACCGTGACCAAGGGCATTCCGGGTACGCCGATGCGCAAGTTCGAAGGCACTCTTTCTCTCGAAGAGAGACGAGCCGTCGTTGCCTATATCAAGTCGTTGACGCCACGGTTCGCGAACGAACAAGCGCCAGCGTGTACGCCGGTGCCCGAGCCGCTGGCGGCAACGGCTGAGCTCATTTACGAGGGCTCACAGGTCTATCGGGTGATGCGATGCTGGACCTGTCACGGCGTCGACGGCGGAGGACAGGGTCCGGCGGCGCGCGGTTTGAAGGACGACTGGGGTAACCCAATCCGCGTCTATGATTTTACCCGCGCCAACCGCTTCAAATGCGGTGGCTCGGAGGCCGACATCTACCGCCTTCTCCATACGGGCATGAACGGCTCGCCGATGCCGTCATTCAGCGACGCGTTTTTCTTTCCGAGCGAGAGCGCAGGGAGCGCGCGCTCGTTCGAGGATGCATTCGATGCGAACGGCATCGAGCAAATCCTGGACTACATCGCCACCCAACCCGATAATGCGACCCTCGACGCGATGACGCCGGCCGAGAAAGAGGCGCTCAGGGCGCGGCGAACCTGGGCGCTCGTCCACTACCTGCGCTCGCTGGGCGGGCGCTAG